Genomic window (Terriglobales bacterium):
GTGGCGGTGGGTTGTTGCGCCCAGGCGGTTGTCACTGCCAGCGTTAAGAGAAGAAGCCAACGGCGGAGCATCTTGTCTTTTCCAACCTACTATCAGTGGCGTGAAAGTACGATGAGTGTATCCCGGAAAACGGTTGCCGTCAGTAACCAGGGAAATGGGCGCGGGTAACGTCTCCTCCAAGGGTTCTTAGCTCGGCTAGAAGCTAGAACAAACTCCCCCAGTAACCTTAGATCCCATTACCCGCGTCCGCCTTTTATAGACCCGGAACCGGGGGAAAGTTGCTGATCCACTCAGGAATATCTTTAAGCCAAATACGGTGTCTTTGAACAAAAATACAGGCTTGCCTGCCGACCATTCCCAGGCTGGTTCCAGCCAAAACTAACTCCGCTTGCCCCTTGACGTGTGGCTGTTTTGGCGTCACCCGCCAACAGTGTGTGGCTCACACCCGCCGATCCCCTGGTTCTCGCTATAATTCGCCCGCCATGAACCTCGAACAAAAGCTGGAAGAGCTCAAGAAGCGTGATCACCTGGCCCAGGTCGGCGGCGGCCGCGAGCGACAGGAGCGTCAGCACAAAGAGGGGAAGATGTCAGCCCGCGAGCGCATCGAGTTTCTGCTCGATGAGGGCACCTTCGAGGAGACCGACAAATTGGTCACGCACCGCTGCTCCGACTTCGGCATGGAGAAACAGAAATATTACGGCGACGGCTTCGTTACCGGCTATGGCCGCATCGAGGGCAGGTTGGTTTTTGTTTTTGCGCAGGACTTCACCGTGTTCGGGGGATCGCTGTCGGAAGCCAATGCGGCAAAGATCGTGAAGATCATGGACATGGCGGCACGGGTTGGATCTCCCGTGATCGGTCTGAACGATTCCGGCGGTGCCCGCATCCAGGAAGGCGTAATGTCGCTGGCGGGCTATGCCGACATTTTCCTGCGCAACACCCTGTTCAGCGGCGTGATTCCACAGATCTCAGCCATCATGGGACCATGTGCGGGAGGGGCGGTGTACTCGCCGGCGATCACCGACTTCATCTTCATGGTGGACAAGACTTCCTACATGTTCATCACCGGCCCCGACGTCATCAAAACCGTCACCCACGAAGACGTGACCAAGGAAGAGCTTGGCGGCGCTCACACTCACAATCAGAAATCGGGCGTAGCGCATTTTCTGGCAGAAGACGATGCCGAGTGCCTGTCGATGATGCGCGAGCTGCTGAGCTTTATTCCCTCGAACAATCTCGAAGACCCGCCGCGGCGCGACTGCAGTGATCCGGTGGATCGGGCGGATGATGCGCTCGATTCCATGGTCCCGGCGGAGAGCAATCAGCCCTACGACATTAAGGATGTCATCCGTGCAGTCGTAGATGATGGATACTTCTTCGAAGTGCAGGAGCTATACGCGACGAACATCGTGGTGGGTTTTGCGCGGCTGAATGGACGCTCCGTGGGAGTGGTGGCCAATCAACCTGCCATTCTGGCGGGGGTGCTGGATATCAGCTCATCCATCAAGGGTGCTCGCTTCGTCCGCTTCTGCGACTGTTTCAATATCCCGCTCATAACATTTGAAGATGTGCCCGGCTTCCTTCCGGGAGTACAGCAGGAACACGGCGGAATCATCACGCACGGCGCCAAGCTGTTGTTTGCCTTCGCCGAAGCTACGGTGGCGAAAATCACTGTGATCACGCGCAAGGCCTATGGCGGCGCTTATTGCGTCATGGCGTCGAAACATATTCGTGCCGACGTGAACTACGCCTGGCCAACAGCAGAAATTGCGGTGATGGGTCCGGAGGGCGCGGTTGATATCGTGTACAAGCGCGAACTTGATCGCGCCACAGACCGCGAACAGATGCGCCGGCAGAAAATCGAGGAATTCCGCGACCGCTTAGCCAATCCCTATGTGGCGGCCGAGCGCGGCTTTGTGGATGCGGTAATTCAGCCGCACGAGACGCGCAAACGGGTGATCCAGGCGCTGGAGATGCTGGATAACAAGCGCGACAAAAATCCGGGGAAGAAGCACGCGAATATTCCTTTGTAAGAGGGGTCAGCGATCAGCATGCAGCCGTCGGGCTCGCGCTCCTACAGATTCGGGAATGCCCTCACACGATTTAACCAGCCCTTCAGGAACTGAGGAAATTTCTTTCCTAATTTCCGGTAATAATTGATTCGTCCTTGCTTGTACTGCCGAAATAGAGCGCCGTGATCGAGAGCATTCAGTGCCTGTATTGACGCAGGACCTAGAGTGCCGTCTTCAACCACGTCCGCTCCCATCCGATTCAGAAGGCGCTGCAGCAGGACCGTGGCGTAGTTGCCGGCGTTGACGTAGAAGTCACAAACGATATTAGCCAGGTCCTGGTTTTGGATTTCGTCGCCGCGTATTTTGTTCCAATAGAGATGGCGATAGATGATGCCCGCCTGCGCGTCGGTCAGTGCGTGCAAATTCTCCGATGTCGGCTCGAGTCCCAGCAACTCGTGGGCGCACCGCTGAAACGTCTTCATGGTGATGCCCTTGTTGGTTTCGCCGCCAGGATCGCTGGGATCATTGACGTAGCCACCCTCGAAGCGGAGCAACATTGCAAGAAAGAGATCGAAATTTGCCAACCCGCAGCTCCGGGAGAATCAAGAGATTGAGCCGGAAAGTCCTAGCGATCACGGAGTCAAATTTCCGCTTCCAGTCCCATAGGCCGACATGGTACGAAACCGGCGCTCCATCTGCCCAAAAAACGCCTGATTTTCCGGAAATGAGGTTGCTGGCGACGGACGGCGACCTTTCCCCTCAACTGGGGAAATCGAACGGAAGTCTAGCTGGTGCCAGTATTGGAGGGGACTCCTGGGGACCGGCCGATGAAGGGCGATCTCTTGCCGATAGTTGCCAGTTCGGGATAGTACTCCTGCAGCGGAAAATGATGATCCCTCCAGGCGTTGTAGCCACCGGTGAGAACCTCACAGCGGTCGATGCCTTTGAGTTTCAGCTTTTGCGCCACCCGGGCGCTGGTCGCTTCGTTGGGTCAAGTGCAGTAAAGGATGATGGCCCGGTCGTGGGGAATCTGCTGGAAGTTTTCGTCCAGCTTGTCAGGATCGAAGCGGAGCGCTCCCGGAATTACCTGGGGGTAGGCGAGGAAATCCAGCGCATGGCGCAGGTCGAGGATAGTGAGGGGTTCGCCGCCATCGAGCCGGCGCTTCAATTCTTCGGGCGAAATCCGCATCACGCGGCGAAGATAGCGGTGGAAACGAGCCCGCTGGATGTACTTCCATAAGATCCAACCCGCCAGCAGAAAGGCCAAGAATGCCCCGAACCTGCCGCCGTACCTGAGAGCCCGCTCCCCCAACTCCTCGATCTGGTTGCTGAATAGGACTCCGAGGACAATGAAGCTGCCTGCCCACAAAGCCGCGCCCAGGCCATCGAAGACCAGAAAGCGAGGACGTTTCATGCGGCTGACCCCCGCCATGGGCGGCGCGATGGTGCTGAAACCGGGAATGAATTTGGCGATCAGCAGCGAAGGCGCGCCATAACGCTGGAAGATGTCCTCAGTACGGCGAACACAAGAATCCGGCTCGATCGAGATGCGGCATAACGTGCCCAGAACTCTTACGCCGCGCCAGACTCCGAGTTCGAACCACACGAAGTCGGCGATCAGCGCAGCTATGCAAGCCAA
Coding sequences:
- a CDS encoding acyl-CoA carboxylase subunit beta, which gives rise to MNLEQKLEELKKRDHLAQVGGGRERQERQHKEGKMSARERIEFLLDEGTFEETDKLVTHRCSDFGMEKQKYYGDGFVTGYGRIEGRLVFVFAQDFTVFGGSLSEANAAKIVKIMDMAARVGSPVIGLNDSGGARIQEGVMSLAGYADIFLRNTLFSGVIPQISAIMGPCAGGAVYSPAITDFIFMVDKTSYMFITGPDVIKTVTHEDVTKEELGGAHTHNQKSGVAHFLAEDDAECLSMMRELLSFIPSNNLEDPPRRDCSDPVDRADDALDSMVPAESNQPYDIKDVIRAVVDDGYFFEVQELYATNIVVGFARLNGRSVGVVANQPAILAGVLDISSSIKGARFVRFCDCFNIPLITFEDVPGFLPGVQQEHGGIITHGAKLLFAFAEATVAKITVITRKAYGGAYCVMASKHIRADVNYAWPTAEIAVMGPEGAVDIVYKRELDRATDREQMRRQKIEEFRDRLANPYVAAERGFVDAVIQPHETRKRVIQALEMLDNKRDKNPGKKHANIPL
- a CDS encoding glycosyl hydrolase 108 family protein; amino-acid sequence: MANFDLFLAMLLRFEGGYVNDPSDPGGETNKGITMKTFQRCAHELLGLEPTSENLHALTDAQAGIIYRHLYWNKIRGDEIQNQDLANIVCDFYVNAGNYATVLLQRLLNRMGADVVEDGTLGPASIQALNALDHGALFRQYKQGRINYYRKLGKKFPQFLKGWLNRVRAFPNL
- a CDS encoding VTT domain-containing protein; the encoded protein is MHSAVEFLIHHGYAILFCWVLAEQIGLPFPSLPMLLAAGAMSAKGDLNFSFVLLLACIAALIADFVWFELGVWRGVRVLGTLCRISIEPDSCVRRTEDIFQRYGAPSLLIAKFIPGFSTIAPPMAGVSRMKRPRFLVFDGLGAALWAGSFIVLGVLFSNQIEELGERALRYGGRFGAFLAFLLAGWILWKYIQRARFHRYLRRVMRISPEELKRRLDGGEPLTILDLRHALDFLAYPQVIPGALRFDPDKLDENFQQIPHDRAIILYCT